Proteins from a genomic interval of Undibacterium parvum:
- a CDS encoding enoyl-CoA hydratase produces the protein MEYQNIIVETKDKVGVITLNRPKALNALNDQLMDELGFALKSFDQDEAIACIVLTGSEKAFAAGADIGAMANYTYMDAYKDDYITRNWEQIRQIRKPVIAAVAGYALGGGCELAMMCDFIIAAENAKFGQPEIKLGTLPGAGGTQRLPRAISKSKAMDMCLTARMMDAVEAERAGLVSRIVPLDKLMEETMAAATTIAAMSLPIVLMIKDSVNRAFETTLAEGVNFERRLFHSSFATEDQKEGMKAFMEKRPANFVNK, from the coding sequence ATGGAATACCAAAATATTATTGTTGAGACTAAAGATAAAGTCGGTGTTATTACCTTAAATCGCCCTAAGGCTTTGAACGCGCTTAACGACCAGTTAATGGATGAGCTGGGTTTTGCGCTGAAGTCCTTCGATCAAGACGAGGCGATTGCCTGTATCGTACTTACCGGTAGTGAGAAAGCATTTGCCGCTGGTGCTGATATCGGTGCCATGGCTAACTATACCTATATGGATGCGTATAAGGACGATTACATCACGCGTAACTGGGAGCAAATTCGTCAGATACGTAAACCAGTGATCGCTGCGGTGGCTGGTTATGCGCTGGGTGGTGGGTGTGAGTTGGCCATGATGTGTGATTTCATTATCGCCGCTGAAAATGCCAAATTCGGTCAACCAGAAATCAAACTCGGTACCTTGCCTGGTGCCGGTGGTACGCAGCGTCTGCCGCGCGCCATCTCAAAATCAAAAGCCATGGATATGTGCCTGACCGCGCGCATGATGGACGCGGTTGAAGCGGAGCGCGCTGGTTTGGTGTCGCGTATTGTCCCTTTAGATAAGTTGATGGAAGAGACTATGGCTGCCGCAACTACGATTGCTGCGATGTCTTTGCCTATCGTGCTGATGATTAAGGATTCCGTCAATCGCGCGTTCGAAACGACACTGGCCGAAGGCGTGAATTTTGAGCGACGCCTATTCCATAGTAGCTTTGCGACCGAAGACCAAAAAGAAGGCATGAAAGCTTTCATGGAAAAACGCCCGGCAAATTTTGTAAATAAGTAA
- a CDS encoding NAD(P)-dependent oxidoreductase: MNDQARVKKIAFLGTGLMGAPMARRLLAAGYDVSVWNRTASKAQALAIDGALVAASPSAAVSSKGQAADIIITMLEAGGAVNQMITSILAVLVEGTIVIDMSSTQQAEAQEFDRLLAAHKIGFVDAPVSGGVVGAEAGSLAIMVGARASDYLQVEAILSVLGRPTRVGEPGCGQLAKLCNQLIVGGTISIVAEALLLAQRGGADPAAVRAAIRGGFAESRILEVHGQRMLERNFMPGGQIKSQTKDMENILLAAALADLQLPITELVARAYRSLLASHPLADHSAALLALESRNPGSRLGSLENILPK, encoded by the coding sequence ATGAACGATCAAGCGAGAGTGAAAAAGATAGCGTTTTTGGGGACCGGCTTGATGGGCGCACCTATGGCTAGACGCCTACTTGCGGCGGGCTACGACGTGAGCGTTTGGAACCGCACTGCATCGAAGGCGCAAGCTCTGGCAATTGATGGAGCACTGGTCGCGGCTAGTCCTAGTGCTGCAGTGAGCAGCAAAGGACAAGCGGCTGACATTATTATTACTATGCTGGAGGCGGGCGGTGCAGTAAATCAAATGATAACGAGTATCCTAGCGGTGCTGGTTGAGGGGACTATTGTTATTGATATGAGTTCTACTCAGCAGGCCGAGGCGCAGGAGTTTGACCGCTTGCTTGCCGCACATAAAATTGGCTTTGTTGATGCGCCAGTGTCCGGCGGTGTGGTGGGGGCTGAGGCCGGTAGCCTGGCGATTATGGTCGGCGCGCGTGCCTCCGATTATCTGCAAGTAGAGGCTATATTGAGCGTGCTTGGCAGACCAACGCGAGTCGGCGAGCCTGGCTGCGGACAACTGGCAAAGCTGTGTAATCAACTGATCGTGGGTGGCACAATTAGTATAGTCGCCGAAGCGCTGTTATTGGCGCAGCGCGGTGGCGCGGACCCCGCAGCGGTGCGAGCTGCCATCCGTGGCGGCTTTGCTGAGAGTCGCATTTTAGAGGTACATGGACAACGTATGTTGGAACGAAATTTCATGCCGGGTGGTCAGATTAAAAGTCAGACCAAGGACATGGAAAATATTTTGTTGGCTGCAGCATTGGCGGATTTGCAGTTGCCGATTACAGAGTTGGTGGCGCGCGCCTACCGATCTTTGTTGGCTAGCCATCCTTTGGCGGATCACTCTGCGGCTTTACTGGCTTTGGAGTCTCGCAACCCTGGATCCCGCCTAGGAAGCTTAGAAAATATACTGCCAAAATGA
- a CDS encoding molybdopterin-containing oxidoreductase family protein, giving the protein MSSNIVRAVCPHDCPDTCALLVTVKDGVATEVRGDPDHPTTAGVLCTKVARYTERTYHAERLLYPQKRVGKKGEGKFVRISWDEALDTIAERLQAVAAKSPLAILPYSYAGTMGLVQGDSMSQRFFHKLGASFLDRTICATAGGVGYKYTIGARVGTDIEQTQNTKLIIIWGGNPIASSLHFWMRAQEAKRNGARLIAIDPYRSLTAEKCHQHIALLPGTDAALALGIMHVLIKEDLLDHDYIARYTLGFDQLVKQVEEWHPTRVAEVCGITATEVIDLAREYGSSAQRGEPSMIRMNYGVQRVHGGGMAVRNIACLPALVGAWRHAAGGVQLSLSDSFAKDMDALQRPDLFPVGGAQRTINMSTIGDDLMRDSSAAFGPKIEALIVYNSNPVAIAPESSVVAQGFAREDLFTVVLEHFQTDTADYADILLPATTQLEHVDAHSAYGHLYMMANNAAIAPMGEAKPNTEIFRLLAERMGYDEACFSETDDEIAAQAFKTSDPRTGNVDWSSLKKEGWRKLQVAQAPFALGRFATPSGKCEFYSETMLQHGLAPLPSFIPPYESVASNPDCAAKYPLAMISPPARNFLNSSFVNVKSLRDTEGEPHLDIHPEDALLRNISTGDMVRIYNDRGSFLALARVTEKARIGLVVGLSIWWKKFASDHKNANEVTSQNLTDMGRGPTFYDVLVQVEKAQSGVSKN; this is encoded by the coding sequence ATGAGTAGTAATATAGTTAGGGCGGTATGCCCCCACGATTGCCCAGACACATGCGCCTTGCTAGTCACGGTGAAAGATGGCGTAGCAACTGAGGTGCGCGGAGATCCTGATCATCCGACTACGGCAGGGGTCTTATGTACCAAGGTTGCTCGGTATACCGAAAGAACTTATCACGCTGAACGATTACTGTACCCACAGAAGCGCGTTGGAAAAAAAGGCGAAGGGAAATTCGTTCGAATTAGCTGGGACGAGGCCTTAGATACGATAGCCGAACGCCTGCAGGCTGTCGCTGCAAAAAGTCCTTTGGCGATACTCCCTTACAGTTATGCCGGAACCATGGGCTTGGTACAGGGCGACAGTATGTCGCAACGTTTTTTTCATAAATTGGGCGCCTCATTTTTAGATAGAACGATATGCGCTACTGCCGGTGGTGTCGGCTATAAGTACACGATCGGTGCACGCGTAGGCACCGACATAGAGCAGACGCAAAATACCAAGCTGATCATCATCTGGGGTGGAAATCCGATCGCCTCTAGTCTGCATTTTTGGATGCGGGCACAAGAGGCCAAGCGCAATGGCGCCAGGCTGATTGCGATCGATCCTTACCGTTCTCTGACGGCCGAAAAGTGTCATCAACATATCGCCTTATTGCCGGGTACAGATGCGGCTCTGGCATTAGGGATCATGCATGTGCTGATCAAAGAGGATTTGCTCGACCATGACTATATTGCGCGCTATACCTTGGGCTTTGATCAATTGGTCAAACAGGTGGAGGAATGGCATCCGACACGCGTTGCAGAAGTCTGCGGAATTACCGCGACAGAAGTGATAGACCTGGCGCGTGAGTATGGCAGTTCGGCGCAACGCGGTGAGCCCAGTATGATACGCATGAACTACGGTGTACAAAGAGTGCATGGCGGTGGCATGGCGGTACGAAATATCGCCTGCTTGCCGGCCCTGGTCGGCGCCTGGCGGCATGCTGCGGGTGGCGTGCAATTATCGCTATCTGATTCCTTCGCTAAGGATATGGATGCCTTGCAAAGACCGGATCTATTTCCGGTCGGCGGTGCTCAGCGCACCATCAATATGAGCACCATAGGCGATGATTTAATGCGTGACAGTAGCGCTGCCTTTGGGCCAAAGATAGAGGCGCTGATCGTGTATAACTCAAATCCTGTTGCGATTGCTCCTGAGTCCAGTGTGGTCGCGCAAGGCTTTGCGAGAGAAGATTTGTTCACTGTCGTACTCGAGCACTTTCAGACCGATACCGCTGATTATGCAGATATTTTATTACCCGCCACTACGCAATTGGAGCACGTAGATGCGCATAGCGCATACGGTCATCTGTATATGATGGCGAATAATGCAGCAATAGCGCCCATGGGCGAGGCCAAACCGAATACTGAGATATTCCGCCTATTAGCAGAGCGTATGGGGTATGACGAGGCGTGCTTCAGCGAAACGGACGATGAAATTGCTGCGCAAGCTTTTAAAACGAGCGATCCACGCACAGGCAATGTTGATTGGAGTTCGTTAAAGAAAGAGGGCTGGCGCAAACTGCAGGTAGCTCAAGCGCCCTTCGCACTCGGGCGCTTCGCTACGCCCTCGGGCAAATGTGAATTCTACAGCGAGACCATGTTGCAACATGGTCTCGCGCCCTTGCCTAGTTTTATTCCTCCCTATGAATCGGTGGCAAGTAACCCTGACTGCGCAGCAAAATATCCGCTTGCGATGATCTCTCCACCGGCGAGAAATTTCCTCAATTCTAGTTTCGTCAATGTCAAAAGCTTGCGTGATACTGAGGGCGAGCCGCATTTGGATATACACCCAGAGGATGCTTTGCTGCGCAATATCAGTACTGGCGACATGGTGCGTATTTATAATGACCGCGGTTCTTTCCTCGCCTTGGCACGCGTCACTGAAAAAGCCAGAATTGGTTTGGTCGTGGGGCTCTCTATTTGGTGGAAAAAATTTGCCTCCGATCATAAAAATGCCAACGAAGTCACCAGTCAGAATTTAACTGACATGGGACGTGGTCCTACGTTTTATGACGTTTTGGTGCAAGTCGAGAAAGCACAAAGTGGAGTCAGTAAAAATTAA
- a CDS encoding long-chain fatty acid--CoA ligase, with product MDKFWLKSYPEGVPAEIDVTQYKSLVQLLEESFQKFAARNAYVCMDKFLTYGELDTLSKKIGAWLQSIGLKKGARVAIMMPNILQYPVVMAAILRSGFVVVNVNPLYTPRELEHQLKDSGAEAIFILENFATTLEKVIAKTAVKHVVVASMGDMLGSLKGAIVNFVVRNVKKMVPAFSLPNALRFKQVLAQSEHMQLQAVSLGHDDIAFLQYTGGTTGVSKGATLSHKNVVANVLQNDAWLMPGMQGQHGKEQKIIVCALPLYHIFALTVCSLLGTRIGALNLLIPNPRDMPGFIKELGKYKVNVFPAVNTLYNGLLNNPEFAKLDFSGYEICSGGGMAVQKAVADKWLKVTGCAIAEGYGLSETSPVATANPATTKEFSGTIGMPIPSTEVVILDDDGNRLPLGQPGEIAIRGPQVMVGYWNRPDETANSMTADGFFKTGDVGIMDFRGYTTIVDRKKDMILVSGFNVYPTEIEGVVALHPGVLECACVGVPDENSGEAVKLFVVRKDPALTVEQLMAYCKEQFTAYKKPKYIEFRNDLPKTNVGKILRRELRDEKKAA from the coding sequence ATGGATAAGTTTTGGCTGAAGTCGTACCCGGAAGGCGTACCCGCAGAAATCGATGTAACACAATACAAATCACTGGTGCAGCTTCTGGAGGAATCGTTTCAGAAATTTGCCGCGCGCAATGCCTATGTGTGTATGGATAAATTTCTGACTTATGGCGAACTCGATACTCTCTCGAAAAAAATTGGAGCTTGGCTGCAAAGTATAGGTCTTAAAAAAGGTGCTCGTGTCGCCATCATGATGCCGAATATTTTGCAATATCCTGTGGTGATGGCCGCCATATTGCGCTCAGGCTTTGTGGTTGTGAACGTCAATCCTTTGTACACCCCGCGTGAGTTAGAACATCAGCTAAAAGACTCTGGTGCTGAGGCGATTTTCATCCTGGAAAATTTTGCCACTACCTTGGAAAAAGTGATCGCCAAGACTGCCGTCAAGCACGTAGTGGTGGCTAGCATGGGCGATATGCTAGGTTCCCTTAAGGGGGCCATCGTTAATTTTGTCGTGCGTAACGTCAAAAAAATGGTTCCAGCGTTTTCCTTGCCTAACGCACTGCGTTTTAAGCAAGTGCTTGCACAGTCCGAACACATGCAACTTCAAGCTGTGAGTTTAGGGCATGACGATATCGCTTTTTTGCAATATACAGGTGGCACTACTGGGGTCTCTAAAGGCGCGACCTTGAGTCATAAAAATGTCGTCGCCAACGTTTTACAGAATGACGCTTGGCTGATGCCGGGTATGCAAGGACAGCATGGTAAAGAGCAAAAAATTATCGTGTGCGCTTTGCCGCTGTACCATATTTTTGCATTGACAGTGTGCAGTCTGCTAGGCACACGGATAGGTGCGTTGAACCTATTGATCCCTAATCCTCGCGATATGCCTGGCTTTATCAAGGAGTTAGGCAAGTACAAAGTGAATGTTTTCCCAGCCGTGAATACTTTGTATAACGGCTTGCTGAATAATCCTGAATTCGCCAAATTGGATTTCTCGGGATATGAGATTTGTAGCGGTGGCGGTATGGCGGTGCAGAAAGCGGTCGCTGATAAATGGCTAAAAGTGACTGGTTGTGCGATTGCGGAAGGTTATGGCTTGTCTGAAACTTCACCAGTGGCGACTGCAAACCCTGCTACTACGAAAGAATTCTCCGGAACGATAGGCATGCCTATTCCTTCGACCGAAGTAGTGATTTTAGATGACGATGGTAATCGCCTCCCTTTGGGGCAGCCTGGCGAAATCGCGATTCGCGGACCACAAGTCATGGTTGGTTACTGGAATCGCCCGGACGAAACCGCAAATTCTATGACGGCCGATGGTTTTTTTAAAACAGGCGACGTCGGCATCATGGATTTCCGTGGCTACACCACGATAGTCGATCGTAAAAAAGACATGATTTTGGTTTCTGGATTTAATGTTTACCCGACTGAAATTGAGGGGGTGGTGGCGCTACATCCTGGTGTTTTGGAGTGTGCCTGCGTCGGTGTCCCAGATGAAAATTCAGGGGAAGCGGTTAAGTTGTTCGTGGTTCGTAAAGACCCAGCATTGACGGTCGAGCAATTGATGGCCTATTGCAAAGAACAATTTACAGCCTACAAAAAACCAAAATATATAGAATTCCGCAACGACTTACCAAAGACCAATGTTGGAAAAATATTGCGCCGGGAATTACGCGATGAGAAAAAAGCTGCTTAA
- a CDS encoding long-chain-fatty-acid--CoA ligase produces the protein MDKFWLKSYPQGVPAEIDVSQYKSLVHLLEDSFQKYASRKAYVCMDKSLSYAELDVLSKKIAAWLQSKGLSKGARVAIMMPNILQYPVVIAAVLRAGYTVVNVNPLYTPRELEHQLKDSGAEAVFILENFATTLQQIVAKTNVKHIIVASMGDLLGGIKGTLVNFVVRKLKKMVPAYSLPNAVGFNQIIAEAKSLPFQPVNLEHDDIAFLQYTGGTTGVSKGAVLSHRNIVANVLQNDAWLMTGTDAKGAADQKVMVCALPLYHIFALTVCSLVGTRIGALTLLIPNPRDMPGFVKELAKYKVNIFPAVNTLYNGLLNNPDFAKLDFSGYQICVGGGMAVQKAVADKWLKVTGCAILEGYGLSETSPVATANPASTTEFSGTIGLPLPSTEIAILDDDGNRLPLGHSGEIAIRGPQVMMGYWNRPEETANSMTADGYFKTGDVGIMDFRGYTTIVDRKKDMVLVSGFNVYPNEIEGVLALHPGVLECACVGVPDVNSGEAVKLFVVRKDPNLTVEQLMDYCKEQFTGYKKPKYIEFRTDLPKTNVGKILRRELRDEKKAA, from the coding sequence ATGGATAAATTTTGGTTAAAATCGTATCCGCAAGGCGTGCCTGCAGAGATCGATGTTTCGCAATACAAATCGTTAGTACATTTGCTGGAAGATTCATTTCAGAAGTATGCGTCTCGCAAAGCCTATGTCTGCATGGACAAATCTTTGAGCTACGCTGAGCTTGATGTTTTGTCCAAAAAAATCGCAGCCTGGCTACAAAGTAAGGGATTGAGTAAAGGCGCTCGTGTGGCGATCATGATGCCCAATATCCTTCAATATCCGGTTGTGATTGCCGCAGTTCTGCGCGCAGGTTACACGGTCGTGAATGTAAATCCACTGTACACCCCGCGCGAATTGGAACATCAACTCAAGGATTCTGGTGCCGAAGCAGTTTTCATATTAGAAAATTTTGCGACTACCTTGCAGCAGATCGTCGCAAAGACAAATGTAAAGCATATTATTGTTGCTAGCATGGGCGATTTGTTAGGCGGTATAAAAGGTACGCTGGTTAATTTTGTGGTTCGTAAGCTAAAAAAGATGGTTCCGGCTTACTCGCTTCCAAACGCTGTTGGCTTTAATCAGATCATTGCAGAGGCGAAATCCTTGCCATTTCAGCCGGTAAATCTTGAGCACGATGACATCGCCTTCCTGCAGTACACGGGGGGGACCACCGGTGTTTCTAAAGGCGCGGTCTTAAGTCATAGAAATATTGTGGCAAATGTCTTGCAAAACGATGCATGGCTGATGACTGGTACTGATGCTAAAGGCGCGGCAGATCAGAAAGTCATGGTTTGCGCCTTACCGCTCTACCATATCTTCGCGCTGACCGTTTGTAGCTTGGTCGGTACTCGTATCGGCGCCCTGACTTTGCTGATACCCAATCCGCGTGATATGCCAGGTTTTGTCAAAGAATTGGCGAAATACAAAGTGAACATTTTCCCCGCAGTTAACACTTTGTATAACGGCTTATTGAATAACCCAGATTTTGCAAAACTGGATTTTTCTGGTTACCAAATTTGCGTGGGCGGTGGCATGGCGGTGCAAAAAGCGGTTGCCGACAAGTGGTTGAAGGTCACTGGCTGCGCCATTTTGGAAGGTTACGGTCTTTCTGAAACTTCGCCAGTCGCCACCGCCAATCCGGCCAGCACCACTGAATTTTCAGGCACGATAGGCTTACCTTTGCCGTCTACTGAAATCGCAATTCTAGACGATGATGGTAATCGCCTACCTCTGGGACACTCTGGTGAAATTGCTATTCGTGGCCCGCAAGTGATGATGGGATATTGGAATCGGCCTGAAGAGACCGCAAACTCTATGACCGCTGATGGTTATTTCAAGACTGGTGACGTCGGCATTATGGATTTCCGCGGTTACACCACCATCGTTGATCGTAAAAAGGACATGGTGCTGGTATCCGGGTTTAATGTGTATCCAAACGAGATAGAAGGGGTGTTAGCTTTACATCCCGGTGTTTTGGAATGCGCTTGCGTTGGTGTCCCAGATGTTAATTCTGGTGAAGCTGTGAAATTATTTGTGGTGCGCAAAGATCCTAATTTAACCGTTGAGCAGTTAATGGATTATTGTAAAGAGCAGTTCACCGGCTATAAAAAACCTAAGTACATCGAGTTCCGTACTGATTTACCGAAGACAAATGTGGGAAAAATTTTACGTCGTGAACTGCGCGACGAGAAAAAAGCTGCGTAA
- the rapZ gene encoding RNase adapter RapZ, producing MRILLISGISGSGKSVALNVVEDAGYYCVDNLPPSLLPELITTLLSEGIQNAAMAIDSRSAHLLTGLPDTIEKLKLEGHEVTILFLTASTESLVARFSETRRSHPLSHRLQKAPSIGDRLSLTECIEEEREMLATLQFLAHVVDTSSLSANTLRTWVKDVIQVEHAPLTLMFESFAFKIGVPLDTDFVFDVRMLPNPYYDVNLRPLTGRDTAVVDFLEAQAMAQELYEDIRHFIEKWMPSFKHDNRSYLTIGIGCTGGQHRSVFMVEKLAAYFKSSEQVLVRHRRLS from the coding sequence ATGCGCATCTTGCTTATTTCAGGTATTTCTGGCTCAGGAAAATCGGTTGCACTTAATGTGGTAGAGGATGCCGGCTACTATTGTGTCGATAATTTGCCCCCTAGCCTCTTGCCCGAACTGATCACCACACTATTGAGTGAAGGCATACAAAATGCCGCCATGGCAATAGATTCACGTAGCGCCCATTTGCTCACCGGCCTGCCTGATACCATAGAAAAATTAAAACTGGAAGGGCATGAAGTCACGATCTTGTTCCTGACTGCTAGCACCGAGTCGCTGGTGGCACGATTCTCCGAAACCCGACGCAGCCATCCGCTATCACATAGATTGCAAAAAGCCCCATCGATAGGGGATAGGTTAAGTCTGACCGAATGCATAGAGGAAGAAAGGGAGATGCTAGCGACACTTCAATTCCTTGCTCATGTGGTAGATACGTCCAGCCTAAGCGCGAACACTTTACGGACCTGGGTGAAGGACGTGATTCAGGTTGAACATGCACCACTCACCCTGATGTTCGAATCCTTCGCCTTCAAAATCGGGGTGCCGCTGGACACTGATTTTGTTTTTGACGTGCGCATGCTGCCTAACCCCTACTATGACGTCAATTTACGTCCTTTGACGGGGCGCGATACAGCGGTAGTGGATTTTCTGGAAGCCCAAGCGATGGCGCAGGAATTATACGAGGACATCCGTCATTTCATAGAAAAATGGATGCCTTCTTTTAAACACGATAACCGTAGTTATCTGACTATAGGGATAGGTTGCACCGGCGGACAGCACCGCTCAGTTTTTATGGTGGAAAAACTGGCGGCCTACTTCAAGAGCTCAGAACAGGTATTGGTGCGACACCGACGCCTGTCCTAA